A stretch of Desulfobacter hydrogenophilus DNA encodes these proteins:
- the phoU gene encoding phosphate signaling complex protein PhoU gives MTNPLTRAMHKIKKEILSLGAMVEDRFKKTIYAVKTNDLAQAIQIIETDYLVDAQEVEVEEECLKTLALYHPVATDLRLITAVIKINNDLERIADYAANIARRFKISGRNSNSFQYDYTAMAEQAAKMLKLSLDALVSLDGNLAYKVREMDEEVNTMRNEAYNVMKDAIRKNPEKVEEIINMYLISRHIERVGDHTKNIAEEVIYLIEGEIIRHS, from the coding sequence ATGACAAACCCGCTTACCCGGGCCATGCACAAGATCAAAAAGGAGATTTTATCCCTTGGTGCCATGGTGGAAGACCGGTTCAAAAAAACCATATATGCCGTCAAGACAAACGATCTTGCGCAGGCCATCCAGATTATTGAAACCGATTACCTGGTGGATGCCCAGGAGGTTGAGGTCGAAGAGGAATGCCTGAAAACCCTTGCCCTGTATCATCCTGTGGCAACTGACCTGAGATTGATTACCGCTGTGATCAAGATTAACAATGACCTTGAACGGATTGCCGACTATGCCGCGAACATTGCCCGGCGGTTTAAGATAAGCGGCCGGAATTCAAATTCTTTTCAATATGACTATACCGCCATGGCCGAACAGGCGGCAAAAATGCTCAAACTCAGTTTGGATGCCCTTGTCAGCCTGGATGGCAATCTTGCATATAAAGTCCGGGAAATGGATGAGGAGGTCAATACCATGCGCAATGAGGCCTATAATGTCATGAAAGATGCCATACGCAAGAATCCGGAAAAGGTTGAGGAAATTATCAATATGTATCTTATTTCAAGGCATATTGAACGGGTGGGCGATCACACTAAAAATATTGCAGAGGAAGTCATCTACCTGATAGAAGGCGAGATTATCCGTCATTCTTAA
- a CDS encoding ATP-binding protein: protein MMPEILDVYEIKEEKDRVLIRFSSTMGHIDTACAAVLLFLRSKGPKFFPHLFAVNLGMREAMANAVRHGNKYDLGKFVSMEMDISRYPWLRIKISDQGPGFEWRQVQDQVVPDEADHGRGISIMRTYFDRLSYNEKGNILYLEKQIL from the coding sequence ATGATGCCCGAAATTCTGGATGTTTATGAGATCAAAGAGGAAAAAGATCGTGTCCTCATACGATTTTCTTCCACCATGGGACATATTGATACGGCCTGTGCCGCAGTGCTTCTTTTCCTTCGATCCAAGGGACCCAAGTTTTTCCCCCATTTGTTTGCCGTGAATTTAGGCATGCGCGAGGCCATGGCAAATGCCGTGCGCCATGGGAATAAATACGATTTGGGCAAGTTTGTTTCCATGGAAATGGATATAAGCCGGTATCCGTGGCTTCGTATAAAGATTTCCGACCAGGGGCCGGGTTTTGAATGGAGGCAAGTTCAGGATCAGGTGGTGCCTGATGAAGCTGATCATGGCAGGGGCATAAGTATCATGCGAACCTATTTTGATCGTTTAAGTTATAATGAAAAAGGTAATATCCTCTATCTTGAAAAACAGATCTTGTAA
- a CDS encoding PP2C family protein-serine/threonine phosphatase, translated as MADAYSILVVDDNQVNLKLIEKVLSKEGYVALLASNGPDARRIAAQEHPDLILLDIEMPGEDGFEVIKKLKNDAATVIIPVLFLTGVSDVDVKLKGFELGAVDYIVKPFHPQEVLARVRIHLKLSIATNSLVQNQARKLRQVTQAQNAMLPRPEDFPDAGFSVFYRPLEEAGGDFYDILNISNQITGYFLADSSGHDIGTSYITASVKALLAQNCNLVYSPIESMRMINDVLVEILSREKYLTACYMHLNRGTRIMTLVNAGHPPVIYMPKGKKPFLIKGQGDILGMFADATFGIKKIAVNEGDRFFIYSDGLVESTKKKISWVAGVKGLLYILGEVGKMKLSDVPSKLISRLFNGEPIPEDDIVFLCIEV; from the coding sequence ATGGCGGACGCATATTCCATACTTGTGGTTGATGACAACCAGGTGAATCTTAAGCTCATTGAAAAAGTGTTGAGCAAGGAGGGGTATGTTGCCCTTTTGGCGTCCAACGGCCCTGATGCCAGGCGTATAGCCGCTCAAGAACATCCGGATCTTATTCTGCTGGATATTGAGATGCCCGGTGAAGACGGGTTTGAAGTGATTAAGAAGCTTAAAAATGATGCGGCCACCGTCATCATCCCCGTGCTCTTTTTAACGGGTGTCTCCGATGTGGATGTCAAGCTGAAGGGGTTTGAACTCGGGGCCGTGGATTATATAGTCAAGCCCTTTCATCCCCAGGAGGTTCTGGCCCGGGTACGTATTCATCTTAAACTTTCCATTGCCACCAACTCCCTGGTGCAAAATCAGGCCAGAAAGCTGCGTCAGGTAACCCAGGCCCAGAACGCCATGCTGCCCAGGCCCGAAGATTTTCCCGATGCCGGATTCAGTGTTTTTTATCGGCCCCTGGAAGAGGCCGGCGGGGATTTTTATGATATTTTAAACATTTCAAATCAGATCACTGGATATTTTCTGGCGGATTCCTCGGGGCATGACATTGGCACCTCGTACATAACTGCATCTGTTAAGGCCCTTCTGGCCCAGAACTGTAACTTGGTGTATTCGCCGATAGAAAGCATGAGAATGATCAATGACGTGCTTGTGGAAATTCTGTCCAGGGAAAAATATCTCACCGCATGCTACATGCACCTGAATCGCGGCACCAGGATCATGACCCTGGTGAATGCAGGTCACCCCCCTGTGATTTACATGCCCAAGGGTAAAAAACCTTTTCTTATCAAAGGCCAGGGAGACATTCTGGGCATGTTTGCCGATGCTACCTTTGGCATAAAAAAAATTGCAGTGAATGAAGGGGATCGATTTTTTATCTACTCTGATGGCCTGGTGGAATCCACAAAAAAGAAAATATCATGGGTGGCAGGGGTGAAAGGGCTTTTATACATTCTTGGGGAAGTGGGTAAAATGAAACTTTCCGATGTGCCGAGTAAACTTATTTCCCGCCTTTTTAACGGCGAGCCCATACCCGAGGATGATATCGTTTTTTTATGCATTGAGGTGTGA
- a CDS encoding Hpt domain-containing protein — protein sequence MDFRNIESFIGVDTNEAEELGRLLADTLASDLEKIRCGLRDSDAQSISFVAHSIKGASGNLGFERLSQLAAAMEIRTRGGRLDGLENLILEMQCLLEQLEGSLSGK from the coding sequence ATGGATTTTCGTAATATTGAGTCGTTTATAGGCGTTGATACAAATGAAGCCGAAGAACTAGGTCGTCTTTTGGCCGATACCCTGGCATCTGATCTGGAAAAAATCCGCTGTGGTCTCCGGGATAGTGATGCCCAATCCATTAGCTTTGTGGCGCATTCCATAAAGGGCGCATCCGGGAATCTGGGATTTGAACGACTTTCTCAGTTGGCTGCGGCTATGGAAATCCGTACCCGGGGCGGTCGGCTTGACGGTTTGGAGAATTTGATTTTGGAAATGCAGTGCCTTTTAGAACAACTTGAAGGCAGTCTATCAGGAAAGTAA